One Acetobacter oryzoeni genomic window, CTGTATCGGTTGCATAGGAAATACGGATATGGCCGGGGAACATGAAGGCCGAACCATGCACGGCAGCAACGCCTTCTTCTTCCAGAAGGGCTGTTACAAAATCTTCATCCGTTTCCAGCTTTTTGCCGCCCGGAGATGTTTTGCCCAAACATTTTTCCACCGACGGGAACACATAGAATGCACCTTGTGGCATATCGCATTCCATCCCTTCGGCTTCATTCAGCATGGAAACAACCATGTCACGCCGCCCCTGATAGGTGGCAACCATTTCCTGAATAAAGTCCTGCGGGCCGGTGAGTGCTTCCACAGCCGCAGCCTGCGCGATGGAACAGGTGTTGGAGGTGGACTGCCCCTGCAGTTTGTTCATGGCTTTTGTCAGTTCCACCGGAGCGCCAGAAAAACCAATACGCCAGCCTGTCATGGCATACGCCTTGGAAACGCCATTCATGGTAACGGTGCGGCTACGCAGCAGCGGCTCCACTTCCACAAAGGTGGCGGGGCGGAAACCATCGTAAACCAGCTTGGCGTAGATATCGTCTGTAAAGATCCACACATGCGGGTGGCGAAGCAGAACATCACACAGCGGGCGCAGATCTTCGGCTGAATAGGCAACACCTGTTGGGTTACAGGGTGAATTCAGGAAAAACCATTTTGTGCGTGGTGTAATAGCGGCTTCCAGCTGTTCTGCCGTAATCCGAAAACCATTTTCACGTTTGCAGGGCACAATAATAGGTGTGCCTTCTGCCAGCGTGACAATATCGGGGTAAGAAACCCAGCAAGGTGCCGGAATAATGGCCTCATCACCCGGGTTAAGGGTGGACATCATGGCATTGTAGATAATCTGCTTGCCGCCAGTGGAAACAATAACTTCCTCTGGCGTGTAATCCAGACCACTATCAAGCTTAAAGCGCTCTGCTACAGCCTTACGCAGTTCTGGCGTGCCAGCAACATCAGTATAACGGGTCTGGCCGTTTTCAATTGCCTTGGCCGCTGCGCGGGAGATGTTTTCGGGCGTGCGAAAATCTGGCTCACCGGCAGAAAGGCTGATGATATTCCGGCCTTCGGCTTTGAGTGCGCGGGCCCGTGTCGAAATGACAATCGTCTGGCTCGGGCTGATCCTGTTCATGCGGTCAGCAACAATGCTCATGGTTCTCTTACTTTCCGACACTATGTTTTTCATGCCAATAACCAGGACATCACCCATGCCCCAGAAACAGACATTTGGTTCTGGGGCGGCACAGTAATCCTGTTCGGCCTCTGGCGGAACCGGAGATTTCTCATACGCCGCGTTTTTTGTACGCAATTCAGGGTTTATCTCTCAAAAATATGAGGGAAACCCGCTTTGCAACGCACATCTTCCGCCGAAAGACCAGCTTCACGCATAGCGCGCACAGCCAATGCCCCATCCCGCTTGGCCAATCTGCGCCCTTCTGCGTTACACAATAGAGGGTGAAAACTGTATAACGGCACGCTCCACCCCATAAGTGTTTGCAATACCCGATGCAGATCTGTTGCTGGCCGTAAATCTTCCCCTCGCGTTACCAGCGTAACACCTTGGGCTGCATCATCATGCGTCACGCAGAGATGGTAGGATGCGGGAATATCCTTGCGCGCAAGAACCACATCCCCAAACAATTCAGGAT contains:
- a CDS encoding pyridoxal phosphate-dependent aminotransferase, yielding MRTKNAAYEKSPVPPEAEQDYCAAPEPNVCFWGMGDVLVIGMKNIVSESKRTMSIVADRMNRISPSQTIVISTRARALKAEGRNIISLSAGEPDFRTPENISRAAAKAIENGQTRYTDVAGTPELRKAVAERFKLDSGLDYTPEEVIVSTGGKQIIYNAMMSTLNPGDEAIIPAPCWVSYPDIVTLAEGTPIIVPCKRENGFRITAEQLEAAITPRTKWFFLNSPCNPTGVAYSAEDLRPLCDVLLRHPHVWIFTDDIYAKLVYDGFRPATFVEVEPLLRSRTVTMNGVSKAYAMTGWRIGFSGAPVELTKAMNKLQGQSTSNTCSIAQAAAVEALTGPQDFIQEMVATYQGRRDMVVSMLNEAEGMECDMPQGAFYVFPSVEKCLGKTSPGGKKLETDEDFVTALLEEEGVAAVHGSAFMFPGHIRISYATDTDSLREACTRIQRFCKGLL